atatgtacgcaaaacatatacatatatatactcttATATGCACAAACTTGGGAAAGTagcaaaaaacaaaatgtacTTTGCTTATGATGCCACATGAGTGAGTATTATTGATTACTCTATTTTGCCGTTTACTCATCAgataagtaatttttttttttttttttttttttttttttttcttcaaaaaaaatgcaatgaaatgaaattaatttgTTCTCTGCATAAATTTTACGTTAgctaaaaaagaatataatttatattgcTGCCATTcgaagttaaaaaaaaaaaaaaaaaaaaaaataatgtaacaaaactaaatgaaaaagaaaatatacgTATTCCAAATTTggtaaatgtaaaaataaaataagaggCAAAGTCgctataataaaaacaaaaaaactcaaatttgaaagaaaatataCCCAAATGgtacacacaaaaaaaatatatattcatatgtatatgtatatgtatatatatgtacatatatatattacacgATTTTGTTATGCTTTAAAGTTCTATTTCAATACTTTTTAACTCGTCATTCTTAAACACTTGTCATCCATTAATGCGCATGTTTAATTACATGTAAacatattcataattttttttttttttatttatatttttttaagtgttGATTCAAAATTTTGTGTCATTTAAAAGTGAAATAGGAGACCAAGCAAAACGAAAACAACAAAAAGGCGAATAAATGAAAGATCAAAAATAGGGGATGGGCAGAGAGCCCAAGCAGATCTCTTATACATACGTGCACGCGTGCATAagtacacacatacacattcataaataaaaaaatacatataatatataaacgtGTGCTCGTTTATACACGTTTATGTACACACTGTTTGTCCTATTTATTAGAAGCTTCACACAGCAGCAGGGATCTCTGCGCCCTCTTTCAAAATGAACCCATAAcgaattaaatattatgcaCCCTGCTTCCAATCCcgatatttatatcattttgtttcattattCTTCTCTACATTTTCCATTCCCTCTTTACCGTCCATCGAACAATTTAAGCGCACCGaggggagaaaaaaaaaaaaaaaataaaaataaaaacaagtaCCCCGACCTATAAAATAGATTTGCTCCCATTTATTAACAGATCATTTTTGTTGGTGACAGGATCATAAAAAGAAactatgttaaaaaaaaaaaaaaaaaaaaaaaaaaaatgaattttaaaaattactgCCCATTCAACTACCCCGAAAGTCGGAACATTAACGCACTTGATGATCTTTTAAGTTCTAAAGAAAGCTtaataaatttcaaaaattttattttaaaaaatttaaatgtagATAGTATAGattatgatttaaaaaagattgaaaataaaaagaatttgcTAAAAAATGAGGAGTTTAGAATAAAGAAATGGTATCTGAACTTTCAACCACTAACTAATATATCTATAGAGCAATATTGGAAATATGAGAAAGTTACAATTAAAGATATTCTGAGctcaaatattaatatttcaagTGATAATAATGTGGAgctaaaaaagaataaaaaatacctCAAGCACatttgtaaatgtatattaaaaggAAACCCACATGAAtcgttattaaaaaattgttttaaataCTCCGCATACCATTCGAACAATTTAGATAAGCATTccagaaataattttactaataatattaattcttCCTTATTAAGTTTAAACTCTAGagcaattaaaaatacacaGAATTTGATAAACTGGAAATTGAAATATTCCCAtaatttttccaattttCAAAAAGCGCGTCCTGACCAACTTGAAAACAGTTCATCCACTTTTCATTCTACCGATGcaggtaataataaaaaaaggagtaTCGATCAAAGGGTAGATCATAATAAAGGAAATAACAATGGTATTGCATCAAATACTTATAAAATTGCTataaaggataaaaatagtaaaagaaaaaaaaggaagggTTAACATTTCTACGACACACTCAGGAGAAGTGCACTCGGAATTCGAaccttctatttttttccttttttttcatcttcttttttttcttttttttttttgtacacaTGATGGTTACTCCAATTCTGGACTGCTCAAATATTTGTGAATAGTTAAGCAAGTATAATATTACTCTTCTTTTGTTTCGTTCTGTTTTTattacttcattttattttatttttattttttttttttttgcgatatgcagtatatatgtaattcaCCTGTGTAGgcatacgcatatataagctaatatattaatacttgTGTTTACACAACTGTGTATGTTTTCAAATTAAGGAAAACAGCTCCTTTACATTAAAACTATAAAAGTTTACATTCAAATTATAAAGGTTCACATTCATTATTATGACTGCTACATTTTTGATATTTGCAATTAATAAAGTGCAATGGTaaaaaaatgaggaaaacgctacaaaagtaaaaatatttaattttttttttctccacTGCTTTATCGCTAAAACTTGAAAACAAAATTTgttcattaataaattagCTCGTTCGTATTTGGCTTAGTCAAAGGAGTAAAACCGGAAAGcattaatctttttttcttttcttcaaATGCAGTTGTATGTGTACATTCGACTCACGCATAAGCGCAACACGCTATCTTTGTGTATATAACTCTATACTTTTATCTGCATGAACTTGCATGACCATacattaaaatgtattaaagtgtatatatatacatgtatgtatataatttgcatatttttttgcgAACAGGAATACACTAGTATGACTTTgctttaaatatgtataccgTGTTTACCATAGTGGTTTATTTAATTCCTTATATTTAGTATATGTTAcatgtaaatttaaaatacgataaaatattatgctttttatttttcccttttttcttcctcAAAAATTTAACTCACACAAATTTAAAAGTTTTTGTTATATAgtgcatatgtgtatatatacctcTTTATGTAACAATTCTTATAATtcaaaagtgaaaaaaaaaagcaaggaaaaaaaaaaaaaaaaaaaaaaaaaattttaacgcAATACTTGAAAAACGTTCATTTTGAACAAGTTCATAGAGCCAGATCAAAACGAACATTAAATAACAAAGCTCACAAAgggaaataaataaaaaaaaaaaaataatataacaaacaTAAACTCCCTACGTCAATTATGTTACTGTTCAACTTTTTGCgccttttcttttcttcaaaaaagaaaaaagagtaaaaccgggaaataaaataaggtaGTAAATAGGAAAGATAGAGTAAccaattgaaaaaaaaaaaaaaaaaaaagttatataccTAGTTAAAAGGAAAGAGGGATAAACCATTTTAAACGAAAAAGTGGACATAAAATATCCAAGTGGCCAAGGGACAAAACGAGTAAGCTATCAAATAAAAGTGAATAAGCGAAGCTGAACCAGCCAAGCAAAGCAAATAAAAGTGTATCATGCTAAGAATCATCTATGTGGTATTAACTGAATGCTTCATTGGTTTACTTACCACGTACCTCCTTCACTTTGAGATTGTAGAATgcgaaaataaattatttcccATATACAAAGTACTTCCACATATAATAAGTAATACAAAACTGCTTAATACAAAGGAGCTTAATCGAAAAGcacaaaagaaatatttaaagaaatatttatttttatcaaaaaactGTTTTTCAAAAATCAACGATTCAACATCAAGTGATCCAATTTTAAAATACCACAAAGGAAATAGTGTGTCacatagaataaaaaataaatgtgctACATTTAATAcgaattatttttcttttgtcaaattaaggaaattaaaaatttttaacaatGATGTTCATAAGGATAAATTTTTAGGAAATgataaaaaggaagaagaggACAAAGAGAGTGATAAGAATGGGAGTGTAAAACATGTAAAACGGGATCCTTATGGAAgtggaaaaattaaaaaaagtgtaattAGTAACAAGATTGAACCGAATGAACAAgatgaaaaatggaaaagataTCTGCAGGACAAACGAAGGAAAGAAATACTAAAAGATTTaggaaataaaatgaagagaaaaaataaaataataggaAAAGGATATGTAAGACAGGGTACACCAAGTACTGGTGATCATACGGGTATAGTAGGAGTACATCAAGATGTAACAAAAACTAGAAAAGCAAAGGATGAAAAAGAGTACAAAGCAGCGGACGAGGAAATGGATGCATATGGAGATAAACATGAGGAAGATGATGAAGTTGAAAATGACAACTTGGACGAGGATTATGACGACGATGACGATTACGACGACGATGAGGATgaagatgatgatgatgatgatgaggATGATGAGGATGATGAGGATGAAGACAACCATTTTGATTACTTCAACGACAGGAGTTATTCCGGTCAATCGGGTCAATTGGGCCACTCGAGACAGTCAAGGGAAAGCCTTTTTACGAATTAtggaaaaaacgaaaataaGGATAACGGTATACATTACGATGGTAGGAGAGAGAACTTTTCTTCAGGCCCCTCATCCTCATCAGGTTCATCATTTAACGAAAGcataaacaatatttttacttcaaGAAAAACGAAAGATTACCCATTATTTTTCcccttaaataataaatcatttGAAAACAGTAACAACAAATATTTCGATAAGATATGTAGTATACCCCCGAATGAATTGATTAACCgcttttttgaaaatacgTCAGAAAGAGTTAAAGATgctgtaaaaaatataatatttaatattataggAAATATTCAAAAGTACACTATTGAAACTTctattttaattacatatgATAAATTGTATAATTTCCTTTTACAAATTATCTTAACAggatatatgataaaaaatgcTGATTATAGATTAAGTTTAAATGAGTCTCTTTATGaccaaaataatattataaataaaaaagaagaagacaTTTATAATCTCAAAAAATCCTTTTATTCCTTATTTGCTGAtagctataaaaaaaatagagaagAAACATTAAATTCAAGTGAAGTAAATAGTAAAAACAGTTATACTCATCATGTAAGTGGTCAAGAGATGGATGTAAAGGGCATGCCTCAACGTGATAGCAGTGAAAGGGAAACTTCTCTTTACTATAATAAGGACTCCTCCGATGGGAGTACCAGCACGTATGACGAAGCGAGTGGAACACATGGCCAGGCTAAAACTACAATTAATTTAAACAATCAATATTACACAAAATGTAAGAAAATGGAGAATGATGATTTTCCTATAATCAATACaaaaaactatataaattttttaagaaaaaaagttaacTCTTTAGAAAACCAGTTGAAAatgttaaaagaaaataaaaatgttttaagtGATGATTTGCTTTCATATATCAAGTCTCTAACTGATATTCAACTACGCTCATTAACAGATAATATAG
The window above is part of the Plasmodium malariae genome assembly, chromosome: 10 genome. Proteins encoded here:
- the PmUG01_10017700 gene encoding conserved Plasmodium protein, unknown function, producing the protein MNFKNYCPFNYPESRNINALDDLLSSKESLINFKNFILKNLNVDSIDYDLKKIENKKNLLKNEEFRIKKWYLNFQPLTNISIEQYWKYEKVTIKDILSSNINISSDNNVELKKNKKYLKHICKCILKGNPHESLLKNCFKYSAYHSNNLDKHSRNNFTNNINSSLLSLNSRAIKNTQNLINWKLKYSHNFSNFQKARPDQLENSSSTFHSTDAGNNKKRSIDQRVDHNKGNNNGIASNTYKIAIKDKNSKRKKRKG
- the PmUG01_10017800 gene encoding conserved Plasmodium protein, unknown function, which encodes MLRIIYVVLTECFIGLLTTYLLHFEIVECENKLFPIYKVLPHIISNTKLLNTKELNRKAQKKYLKKYLFLSKNCFSKINDSTSSDPILKYHKGNSVSHRIKNKCATFNTNYFSFVKLRKLKIFNNDVHKDKFLGNDKKEEEDKESDKNGSVKHVKRDPYGSGKIKKSVISNKIEPNEQDEKWKRYLQDKRRKEILKDLGNKMKRKNKIIGKGYVRQGTPSTGDHTGIVGVHQDVTKTRKAKDEKEYKAADEEMDAYGDKHEEDDEVENDNLDEDYDDDDDYDDDEDEDDDDDDEDDEDDEDEDNHFDYFNDRSYSGQSGQLGHSRQSRESLFTNYGKNENKDNGIHYDGRRENFSSGPSSSSGSSFNESINNIFTSRKTKDYPLFFPLNNKSFENSNNKYFDKICSIPPNELINRFFENTSERVKDAVKNIIFNIIGNIQKYTIETSILITYDKLYNFLLQIILTGYMIKNADYRLSLNESLYDQNNIINKKEEDIYNLKKSFYSLFADSYKKNREETLNSSEVNSKNSYTHHVSGQEMDVKGMPQRDSSERETSLYYNKDSSDGSTSTYDEASGTHGQAKTTINLNNQYYTKCKKMENDDFPIINTKNYINFLRKKVNSLENQLKMLKENKNVLSDDLLSYIKSLTDIQLRSLTDNIGALVLDATKKIVELVIQGMTLNINKNLSNELIYISGSVLTYICFWQLIIGYTLREMEIRDELSDYLKGN